A single genomic interval of Acidovorax sp. 1608163 harbors:
- a CDS encoding EAL domain-containing protein — protein sequence MTRWRCCGASAVWLADSRSFTPPIMQHGVLRILLQTQANPHRLKLELTESVLAEDVDAVVCKMQVLKAVGISFSLDDFGTGYSSLSYLKRLPLDQLKIDQSFVRDVTTHASDASIVRAVIALGQGQGQGQGQGQGLNVMVEGVETVEQQRLLRAYGCDSYQGYLFGRPATIEEFEAAMGHGLASLNLWRGASPLGAFTAFPGKYLASKSSSALSQPPWVNI from the coding sequence ATGACGCGCTGGCGCTGCTGCGGCGCGAGTGCAGTGTGGTTGGCTGACTCAAGGAGTTTCACGCCCCCGATTATGCAGCACGGCGTGCTGCGCATCCTGCTGCAGACACAGGCCAACCCGCACCGGCTGAAGCTGGAGTTGACCGAGAGCGTCCTGGCCGAAGACGTAGATGCCGTGGTTTGCAAGATGCAGGTGCTCAAAGCCGTGGGCATCAGCTTTTCGCTGGACGACTTTGGCACGGGGTATTCTTCCCTGAGCTACCTCAAACGCCTGCCGCTGGACCAGCTCAAGATCGACCAGTCCTTTGTGCGCGACGTGACCACCCATGCCAGCGACGCCTCCATTGTGCGGGCCGTCATTGCGTTGGGGCAGGGGCAGGGGCAGGGGCAGGGGCAGGGGCAGGGGCTGAACGTGATGGTCGAAGGCGTTGAAACGGTCGAGCAGCAACGCCTGTTGCGGGCCTACGGCTGCGACAGCTACCAGGGGTATCTGTTTGGCCGCCCTGCGACCATAGAAGAGTTCGAGGCCGCCATGGGGCATGGCTTGGCCTCTTTGAACCTGTGGCGGGGCGCAAGCCCGCTGGGCGCCTTTACTGCGTTCCCTGGCAAATACCTTGCATCGAAGTCATCTAGCGCTCTATCGCAGCCCCCTTGGGTTAACATTTGA
- a CDS encoding DnaJ domain-containing protein yields the protein MTDHYAALGLAANASLADIKKAFRQKASFYHPDKNDAPDAAQRFASVQKAYEVLSDDEARQAYDDNRRRNLLDDPLQTAQEIWQTYTHNILAP from the coding sequence ATGACCGACCATTACGCAGCCTTGGGGCTAGCGGCCAACGCCTCGCTGGCCGATATCAAAAAGGCTTTTCGGCAAAAGGCTTCGTTCTATCACCCTGACAAGAACGATGCCCCCGATGCAGCCCAGCGCTTTGCCTCCGTGCAAAAAGCCTATGAGGTGCTGTCCGACGACGAGGCGCGCCAAGCCTATGACGACAACCGCCGCCGTAACCTGCTGGACGATCCGCTGCAGACCGCCCAGGAAATCTGGCAAACCTACACCCACAACATCCTTGCCCCGTGA
- a CDS encoding ThiF family adenylyltransferase, with translation MPGSVAPDEVTQRRFGGLERLYGVAGAQRIRGAHVVVVGVGGVGSWAAEALARSGVGHLTLIDMDHVAESNINRQIHALSGTLGQAKVLAMRDRIAQINPICRVDCIDDFVDADNWPGLLAGVAVDAVIDACDQVKAKTAMAAWALSGKHRLISVGAAGGKRLAHKVDIDDLSATTHDPLLAQLRYRLRKHHRAARDGKKMGVVCVFSREAVAPPDASCMLAGEGDGSLNCHGYGSVVAVTATFGQCAAGWVIDKIAETSLKS, from the coding sequence GTGCCTGGCTCAGTGGCCCCTGACGAGGTCACGCAACGCCGGTTTGGCGGACTGGAGCGGCTCTACGGCGTAGCGGGTGCGCAGCGCATTCGCGGCGCGCATGTGGTCGTTGTGGGTGTGGGTGGTGTGGGCTCCTGGGCTGCTGAGGCCTTGGCCCGCAGCGGCGTGGGGCACCTGACACTCATCGATATGGACCATGTTGCAGAGTCCAACATCAATCGCCAGATCCATGCGCTCTCGGGCACCTTGGGCCAAGCCAAGGTGCTGGCCATGCGCGACCGCATTGCCCAGATCAACCCCATTTGCAGGGTGGATTGCATTGACGACTTTGTGGATGCCGACAACTGGCCGGGTTTGCTGGCGGGCGTTGCTGTGGATGCTGTGATCGACGCGTGCGATCAGGTGAAGGCAAAGACCGCCATGGCGGCCTGGGCGCTTTCTGGCAAACATCGCCTGATCTCGGTGGGGGCGGCAGGGGGGAAACGCCTGGCCCACAAAGTGGACATCGACGATCTGTCTGCTACAACCCACGACCCCTTGCTGGCGCAGCTGCGCTACCGTTTGCGCAAGCACCATCGGGCTGCGCGCGATGGGAAAAAAATGGGCGTGGTGTGCGTCTTCAGCCGTGAAGCGGTTGCGCCACCCGATGCGTCTTGCATGCTGGCTGGCGAAGGGGATGGCTCGCTCAACTGCCATGGCTATGGCTCGGTGGTTGCGGTGACGGCCACCTTTGGTCAGTGTGCCGCCGGATGGGTGATCGACAAAATAGCAGAGACTTCTTTGAAGTCCTGA
- the pal gene encoding peptidoglycan-associated lipoprotein Pal: MIKQATLALSLVALMAAGCSSGVKLDDVPVEDKTASSTTGNGANSGGTSQSGVAGVDLNQSARDGAGPVGVSRIVYFDYDSYVIKPEFQAVIEAHARFIKAGGNRKLMVEGHTDERGGREYNLALGQKRAEAVRRALALLGVQDAQVEAVSFGKEKPAAQGGTEEVHAKNRRAELSYR, encoded by the coding sequence ATGATCAAACAAGCAACCCTGGCACTTTCCCTCGTCGCATTGATGGCCGCTGGCTGCAGCTCTGGCGTCAAGCTTGACGATGTGCCTGTGGAAGACAAAACAGCCTCGTCCACGACTGGCAACGGTGCCAACTCGGGCGGCACCAGCCAAAGCGGCGTGGCCGGTGTGGATCTGAACCAATCGGCCCGCGATGGCGCTGGCCCCGTGGGTGTGAGCCGCATTGTGTATTTTGACTACGACAGCTATGTCATCAAGCCAGAGTTCCAGGCTGTGATCGAAGCGCATGCCCGTTTCATCAAGGCTGGCGGTAACCGCAAGCTGATGGTGGAAGGCCACACCGATGAGCGCGGTGGCCGTGAATACAATCTGGCCCTGGGCCAAAAGCGTGCGGAGGCTGTGCGCCGCGCACTGGCCCTGCTGGGCGTGCAAGACGCTCAAGTCGAAGCCGTGAGCTTTGGTAAGGAAAAGCCTGCAGCCCAGGGCGGTACCGAAGAAGTCCACGCCAAGAACCGCCGCGCTGAACTGTCGTACCGCTGA
- a CDS encoding YebC/PmpR family DNA-binding transcriptional regulator — MGAQWKAKGKALVADAKGKLFGKLVKEITVAARGGADPASNSRLRLVVEQARKASMPKDTLERAIKKGSGTGADAVNYERVIYEGFAPHQVAVMVECLTDNVNRTAPEMRVLFRKGQLGTSGSVAWDFNHVGMIEAEPAKPDADPELAAIEAGAQDFEAGDEEGTTTFWTDPTDLDLVSRALPAQGFTVLSAKLGYKPKNPVNPANLTAEQLEEVENFLAAIDGNDDVQNVFVSLAG; from the coding sequence ATGGGCGCACAGTGGAAAGCAAAAGGCAAGGCCCTTGTGGCCGACGCCAAAGGGAAGCTGTTTGGCAAGCTGGTCAAGGAAATCACCGTGGCTGCCCGTGGTGGCGCCGACCCCGCCAGCAATTCCCGCCTGCGTTTGGTGGTCGAGCAGGCTCGCAAGGCGTCCATGCCCAAAGACACTCTGGAGCGCGCCATCAAAAAGGGCTCTGGCACAGGTGCTGATGCGGTCAACTACGAGCGCGTCATTTATGAAGGTTTTGCGCCCCATCAGGTTGCAGTGATGGTTGAATGCCTGACGGACAATGTGAACCGGACGGCCCCTGAAATGCGGGTGTTGTTCCGCAAGGGGCAATTGGGCACTTCTGGCTCGGTGGCGTGGGATTTCAACCACGTGGGCATGATTGAAGCGGAACCCGCCAAGCCTGACGCAGACCCTGAACTGGCTGCCATTGAGGCGGGCGCCCAGGACTTTGAAGCCGGGGATGAAGAGGGCACGACCACGTTCTGGACAGACCCAACGGACCTTGACTTGGTTAGCCGTGCACTGCCCGCGCAAGGCTTTACCGTGTTGTCTGCCAAGCTGGGCTACAAGCCCAAGAATCCTGTCAATCCCGCCAACCTGACGGCCGAGCAGCTGGAAGAAGTGGAAAATTTCTTGGCTGCGATTGATGGCAACGACGATGTGCAAAATGTTTTTGTGAGCTTGGCAGGCTGA
- the ybgF gene encoding tol-pal system protein YbgF, translating to MQSPLIVKPVKTLLAALLAGLFATASQAAIFEDGEARRAILELRQRVDSMQATQQRSAEELRQDSEQLRRNLLDLQNQIELLRSEQAKLRGQNEQLLRDVADLQRRQKDIAQGVDERLSKFEPVKVTLDGQEFQADPSEKRDFEAALAIFRSGKFAEASTAFASFVRQNPRSGYVPSSRFWLGNAQYAQRDYKEAIGNFKQLLTDAPTHARAPEAALSIANCQLELKDNRASRKTLEDLVRAYPQSEAAAAAKERLARLK from the coding sequence ATGCAATCGCCACTGATCGTTAAGCCGGTCAAAACCCTGCTGGCAGCCTTGCTGGCAGGGCTTTTTGCCACGGCCAGCCAAGCCGCCATCTTCGAAGATGGTGAAGCACGCAGGGCTATTTTGGAGCTGCGCCAGCGCGTGGACTCCATGCAAGCGACCCAGCAACGATCGGCTGAGGAGTTGCGCCAGGACAGTGAACAGCTTCGCCGCAACCTCCTCGATCTGCAGAACCAGATCGAGTTGCTGCGCTCTGAGCAAGCCAAATTGCGTGGCCAGAATGAGCAGCTTTTGCGCGACGTGGCCGACCTGCAGCGTCGCCAGAAAGACATTGCCCAGGGGGTGGATGAACGCCTGAGCAAGTTTGAACCGGTGAAGGTGACTCTGGATGGCCAGGAGTTCCAGGCCGACCCCAGTGAAAAGCGGGATTTTGAAGCCGCGCTGGCGATCTTCCGCTCTGGCAAGTTCGCAGAAGCCAGCACCGCCTTTGCGTCGTTCGTGCGCCAGAACCCGCGCAGTGGCTATGTGCCTTCGTCGCGTTTTTGGCTGGGCAATGCCCAGTATGCGCAGCGTGACTACAAGGAAGCCATTGGCAACTTCAAGCAGTTGTTGACGGATGCTCCGACCCATGCTCGTGCCCCTGAAGCTGCGCTGTCGATTGCCAACTGCCAGTTGGAGTTGAAGGACAACCGGGCTTCCCGCAAGACGCTGGAAGATTTGGTTCGCGCGTACCCGCAGTCTGAGGCAGCCGCAGCGGCGAAAGAGCGACTTGCCCGGCTCAAGTGA